Proteins from a genomic interval of Stenotrophomonas sp. WZN-1:
- a CDS encoding MFS transporter: MTLPQAPVPASAAPLAPTFDRRIVVGLCGVLLVVLLSGFNENVTKVALADIRGAMGFSADDGNWITGIYSAMSVSAMAFAPWCAATFSLRRFGLVMIAAFMVLGVLCPLAPNLPSFLLLRALQGLAGGALPPLLMSVALRFLPPGIKLYGLAGYALTATFGPSMGTPLAALWVEHAGWQFAFWQIVPFCVAGMVMVGWGLPQDPMRLERFAQFNGVGLALGLPALVMLVLGLTQGARLNWFESPLITVLLGGGSGLLVLFFINEWFHPLPFFKLQLLAHRNLSYSLVTCVGVLFVLLAVISIPSGFLASVQGYRPLQTAPMLLWVALPQAIALPLVAALMNQRAVDCRWVQAAGLLLLAAACFMGAHLDVQWNRDTFLWVQLLQVVAQPMAVLPLLLLATTGLAPQDGPYASAWFNTVKGFSAVFAGGVLDAVGQSRRHLHSTTLVDHLGNQPWLSASADLPARLHAQVQALTSADLYWLVALVALGCLPLLPWATRVHPPRAVA, encoded by the coding sequence ATCACCCTGCCGCAAGCCCCGGTCCCAGCCTCGGCCGCGCCGCTTGCCCCCACCTTCGATCGCCGCATCGTGGTCGGCTTGTGCGGCGTACTGCTGGTGGTGCTGCTGTCGGGCTTCAACGAAAACGTCACCAAGGTCGCGCTGGCCGACATCCGCGGCGCGATGGGATTCAGTGCCGATGACGGCAACTGGATCACCGGCATCTACAGTGCCATGTCGGTCAGCGCGATGGCCTTCGCCCCGTGGTGCGCGGCCACCTTCTCATTGCGCCGCTTCGGCCTGGTGATGATCGCGGCCTTCATGGTGCTGGGTGTGCTGTGCCCGCTGGCGCCGAACCTGCCGTCCTTCCTGCTGCTGCGCGCATTGCAGGGCCTGGCCGGTGGTGCACTGCCGCCGCTGCTGATGAGCGTGGCGCTACGCTTCCTGCCGCCGGGCATCAAGCTGTACGGCCTGGCGGGCTACGCGCTCACCGCAACATTCGGGCCGAGCATGGGTACACCGCTGGCCGCGTTGTGGGTCGAGCACGCGGGCTGGCAGTTCGCGTTCTGGCAGATCGTGCCGTTCTGCGTGGCCGGCATGGTGATGGTCGGTTGGGGCCTGCCGCAGGACCCGATGCGCCTGGAGCGCTTTGCCCAGTTCAACGGCGTGGGCCTGGCCCTGGGGCTGCCAGCGCTGGTGATGCTGGTGCTGGGCCTCACCCAGGGCGCACGCCTGAACTGGTTCGAGTCGCCGCTGATCACAGTGCTGCTGGGCGGCGGCAGCGGCCTGCTGGTGTTGTTCTTCATCAACGAGTGGTTCCACCCGCTGCCGTTCTTCAAGCTGCAACTGCTGGCCCATCGCAATCTCAGCTATTCGCTGGTCACCTGCGTGGGCGTGTTGTTCGTGTTGCTGGCGGTGATCTCGATCCCGTCCGGATTCCTGGCCAGTGTGCAGGGCTACCGCCCGTTGCAGACCGCGCCGATGCTCTTGTGGGTGGCGCTGCCACAGGCCATTGCGCTGCCGCTGGTCGCTGCGCTGATGAACCAGCGTGCGGTGGATTGCCGCTGGGTGCAGGCGGCCGGGCTGCTGCTGCTGGCGGCGGCGTGCTTCATGGGGGCACATCTGGATGTGCAGTGGAACCGCGACACCTTCCTGTGGGTGCAGCTGCTGCAGGTCGTGGCGCAGCCGATGGCGGTACTGCCGTTGCTGCTGCTGGCGACCACCGGCCTGGCGCCGCAGGACGGTCCCTATGCCTCGGCCTGGTTCAACACCGTGAAAGGCTTTTCGGCGGTGTTTGCCGGCGGCGTGCTTGATGCGGTCGGACAGTCACGGCGCCACCTCCATTCCACCACGCTGGTCGACCACCTGGGCAACCAGCCGTGGTTGTCCGCCAGCGCCGATCTACCCGCGCGCCTGCACGCCCAGGTACAGGCGCTCACTTCGGCGGACCTGTACTGGCTGGTCGCGCTGGTGGCCCTGGGCTGCCTGCCGCTGCTGCCGTGGGCCACCCGTGTCCATCCGCCACGTGCCGTGGCCTGA
- a CDS encoding LysR family transcriptional regulator, with translation MPLPDLNLLLALDVLLDEGSVAGAARRMNLSAPAMSRTLGRIRDALGDPVLVRAGRGLAPTPRALELREQVRDVIEQAHRVFNDGREVDIQTLEHTFSIRANDVFIGSYGGRLREVFRQQAPRCTLRFMPEGDTDDDAMVQGRIDLYISTAGKHTQETKVQNLFTTALLGAARKDHPLFDDDITAERFAACDHIAVSRRGIAHGPIDDELAQLGLQRRVAMVIPTFHGAIFAAAASDLVLPQMPSVMLDRIAYMGLPLRMFPLPVPVRTVALVQAWHPRMDNDPAHRWLRRAIKGMCDADAV, from the coding sequence ATGCCCTTGCCCGACCTCAACCTGCTGCTGGCCCTGGATGTCCTGCTGGACGAGGGCAGCGTTGCCGGGGCGGCCCGGCGCATGAATCTGAGCGCGCCTGCCATGAGCCGAACCCTGGGCCGGATCCGCGACGCGTTGGGCGACCCGGTGCTGGTACGCGCCGGCCGCGGCCTGGCGCCGACGCCGCGCGCGCTGGAACTGCGCGAGCAGGTACGCGACGTGATCGAGCAGGCCCATCGGGTGTTCAACGATGGACGTGAGGTGGACATCCAGACCCTGGAACATACCTTCAGCATCCGCGCCAACGACGTCTTCATCGGCAGCTACGGTGGCCGCCTGCGGGAAGTGTTCCGCCAGCAGGCGCCACGCTGCACGTTGCGGTTCATGCCCGAGGGCGATACCGACGACGACGCGATGGTGCAGGGCCGGATTGATCTGTATATCAGCACCGCCGGCAAGCATACGCAGGAAACCAAGGTGCAGAACCTGTTCACCACAGCCCTGCTGGGCGCTGCGCGCAAGGATCATCCGCTGTTCGACGACGATATCACCGCCGAACGGTTTGCCGCCTGTGACCACATCGCCGTCTCGCGGCGCGGCATCGCGCATGGGCCGATCGACGACGAACTGGCACAGCTGGGCTTGCAGCGGCGGGTGGCGATGGTCATCCCCACCTTCCATGGTGCGATCTTCGCCGCAGCCGCCTCGGACCTGGTGCTGCCGCAGATGCCAAGCGTGATGCTCGATCGCATCGCCTACATGGGGCTGCCATTGCGCATGTTCCCGTTGCCGGTGCCAGTACGCACGGTGGCGCTGGTGCAGGCCTGGCACCCGCGCATGGACAACGACCCGGCGCACCGCTGGCTGCGCCGTGCGATCAAGGGCATGTGCGACGCCGACGCTGTGTAA
- a CDS encoding universal stress protein, translating to MFNTLLVALDGGPQHARVLDLAAAIAGPRSRLHLLCVLDPEFALAADASDADRREYPEAARQRSRAEAVLAEALAELRERGIDAIAQIPSGDPGEVISEQARRLKCDLIVIGHRHLSRLERLFEPSIGQWTIDHAPCPVLVETRDPQP from the coding sequence ATGTTCAACACCCTGCTGGTCGCCCTGGACGGCGGCCCCCAGCACGCACGCGTGCTGGACCTGGCCGCGGCCATCGCCGGCCCGCGCAGCCGCCTGCACCTGCTGTGCGTGCTGGACCCCGAATTCGCGCTGGCTGCCGACGCCAGCGACGCCGACCGCCGGGAGTACCCGGAGGCCGCGCGCCAGCGCTCGCGGGCCGAGGCGGTGCTGGCCGAAGCCCTGGCCGAACTACGCGAGCGCGGCATAGATGCCATCGCACAGATTCCCTCCGGCGACCCCGGTGAAGTGATCAGCGAACAGGCGCGGCGCCTGAAGTGCGACCTGATCGTCATCGGCCATCGTCACCTGTCCCGGCTGGAACGCCTGTTCGAACCCTCGATCGGGCAATGGACCATCGACCACGCGCCCTGCCCCGTGCTGGTGGAAACCCGCGACCCGCAACCCTAG
- a CDS encoding GGDEF domain-containing protein, with amino-acid sequence MPVVLALLYVVCHGLVVTVWPGVTGAGSFVFLTGAPLLAAAACLWRARRDRAALGWRATALALLLWAGGMALNMVDALGAGRADATPQASLFLYVLYGVPLVFILARARRERMSISLIDAAMAALLGVLFFVHAQSFAARVDIDDHALSNMQRMFDIQNLCIAGFAVVRWLAVDVPERRSFFRALALYALAYLVVAYYINHFTSEDSFGAYNDLLIDLPFLLLALLALSQAPAPVFVPHPRLARTVQAAGPMILPLLLLVVGTLVVDHARPLAVSGFVVATLGFGLRSILLQIDLMERQASLDQLARQDGLTGVANRREFDALLLAEWNRARRSGTELGLLLLDIDHFKVFNDRYGHPAGDRCLQAVAAVLKASAGRAGDSVARYGGEEFAVIVPGSALSGVLALAERLREAVEALPLPEGSVSISIGVGYLHPPALASADQLLADADAGLYAAKRAGRNQVILHAHVLDDEGSAHGRMDC; translated from the coding sequence ATGCCGGTAGTGCTGGCGCTGCTGTACGTGGTGTGCCATGGCCTGGTCGTCACCGTGTGGCCTGGGGTGACCGGCGCGGGCTCCTTCGTGTTCCTGACCGGTGCACCGTTGCTGGCTGCCGCCGCCTGCCTGTGGCGGGCGCGTCGCGACCGGGCGGCCCTGGGCTGGCGCGCCACCGCGCTGGCGCTGCTGCTGTGGGCGGGTGGCATGGCCTTGAACATGGTAGATGCGCTGGGGGCAGGGCGCGCGGATGCGACGCCGCAGGCCAGCCTGTTCCTGTACGTGCTGTACGGGGTCCCGCTGGTGTTCATCCTGGCCCGCGCGCGCCGCGAGCGAATGAGCATCAGCCTGATCGACGCCGCGATGGCGGCGTTGCTTGGCGTACTGTTCTTCGTGCATGCGCAGTCATTCGCTGCCCGCGTCGACATCGACGACCACGCGCTGTCCAACATGCAACGCATGTTCGACATCCAGAATCTGTGCATCGCCGGGTTCGCGGTGGTGCGCTGGCTGGCCGTTGATGTGCCCGAGCGGCGCAGCTTCTTCCGCGCGCTGGCGCTGTACGCGCTGGCTTACCTGGTGGTGGCCTACTACATCAACCACTTCACCTCGGAAGATTCCTTCGGTGCCTACAACGATCTGCTGATCGATCTGCCGTTCCTGCTGCTGGCGCTGCTGGCACTGAGCCAGGCACCCGCGCCGGTCTTCGTGCCGCATCCGCGGCTGGCGCGCACGGTGCAGGCGGCCGGGCCGATGATCCTGCCGTTGCTGCTGCTGGTGGTGGGCACGCTGGTGGTTGATCATGCACGGCCATTGGCGGTAAGCGGGTTCGTGGTGGCCACGCTGGGCTTCGGCCTGCGCAGCATCCTGCTGCAGATCGACCTGATGGAACGGCAGGCGTCGCTGGATCAGCTGGCGCGCCAGGATGGTTTGACAGGCGTGGCCAATCGTCGCGAGTTCGACGCGCTGCTGTTGGCCGAATGGAACCGCGCACGGCGCAGTGGGACCGAGCTGGGCCTGCTGCTGCTGGATATCGATCATTTCAAGGTCTTCAACGACCGCTACGGTCATCCCGCCGGCGACCGCTGCCTGCAGGCCGTGGCTGCGGTGCTGAAGGCGAGCGCCGGCCGCGCCGGTGACAGCGTCGCACGTTATGGCGGCGAGGAATTCGCGGTGATCGTGCCCGGAAGTGCACTGTCAGGCGTGCTGGCGCTGGCCGAGCGCCTGCGCGAAGCGGTGGAAGCGCTGCCGTTGCCGGAAGGATCGGTCAGCATCAGCATCGGCGTGGGTTACCTGCATCCACCAGCCCTGGCCAGCGCCGATCAGTTGCTGGCCGACGCCGATGCCGGGCTCTATGCCGCCAAGCGCGCCGGCCGCAACCAGGTGATCCTGCATGCGCACGTGCTGGACGATGAAGGCAGCGCGCACGGCAGGATGGACTGCTGA
- the fghA gene encoding S-formylglutathione hydrolase gives MERIEHRACFGGWQDVYRHHSATLGCDMQFAVYLPPQAETQKLPVLYWLSGLTCTEQNFITKAGAQRYAAEHGVIIVAPDTSPRGDDVADVEGYDLGKGAGFYLNATCAPWAKHYRMHDYVAQELPALIEANFSVTDARAISGHSMGGHGALVIALRNPGRYRSVSAFSPIVAPSHVPWGQKAFHAYLGDNPADWAQWDACELIAVADERLPLLVDQGEADEFLQSQLQPQRLREACAAAGHPLTLRLQPGYDHSYYFIGSFIGEHIAHHAQALHG, from the coding sequence ATGGAACGCATTGAACACCGCGCCTGTTTCGGCGGCTGGCAGGACGTCTATCGCCATCATTCGGCCACGCTGGGCTGCGACATGCAGTTCGCCGTGTACCTGCCGCCGCAGGCGGAAACGCAGAAGCTGCCGGTGCTGTACTGGCTGAGCGGCTTGACCTGCACCGAGCAGAATTTCATCACCAAGGCCGGCGCGCAGCGCTATGCGGCCGAGCACGGTGTGATCATCGTCGCGCCCGACACCAGCCCGCGCGGCGATGACGTGGCCGATGTCGAGGGCTACGACCTGGGCAAGGGAGCAGGCTTCTACCTCAATGCCACCTGCGCACCATGGGCGAAGCACTACCGCATGCACGACTACGTGGCGCAGGAGCTGCCGGCGCTGATCGAGGCGAACTTCTCGGTGACCGATGCGCGCGCGATCAGTGGCCACTCGATGGGCGGCCATGGCGCGCTGGTGATCGCGCTGCGCAATCCGGGGCGCTACCGCAGCGTGTCGGCGTTCTCGCCGATCGTCGCGCCCAGCCACGTGCCGTGGGGGCAGAAGGCGTTCCATGCCTATCTGGGTGACAACCCGGCCGACTGGGCGCAATGGGATGCCTGCGAGCTGATCGCCGTGGCCGATGAGCGCCTGCCGCTGCTGGTTGACCAGGGCGAGGCGGATGAGTTCCTGCAGAGCCAGCTGCAGCCGCAGCGCCTGCGGGAGGCCTGCGCAGCCGCCGGCCATCCACTGACTCTGCGCCTGCAGCCCGGCTACGACCACAGCTACTACTTCATTGGCAGCTTCATCGGCGAGCATATCGCCCACCACGCCCAGGCCCTGCACGGCTGA
- a CDS encoding S-(hydroxymethyl)glutathione dehydrogenase/class III alcohol dehydrogenase, with protein MKSRAAVAFGPGQPLQIVEIDVAPPKKGEVLVKITHTGVCHTDAFTLSGDDPEGLFPVVLGHEGAGIVVEVGEGVTSVKPGDHVIPLYTAECGECLFCKSGKTNLCVSVRATQGKGVMPDGTSRFSYNGEPLYHYMGCSTFSEYTVVAEVSLAKINPDANPEHVCLLGCGVTTGIGAVHNTAKVQEGDSVAVFGLGGIGLAVIQGARQAKAGRIIAVDTNPSKFELAREFGATDCINPKDFDKPIQQVIVEMTTWGVDHSFECIGNVNVMRAALECAHRGWGQSVVIGVAGSGQEISTRPFQLVTGRKWMGTAFGGVKGRSQLPGMVEDAMKGDIELAPFVTHTMDLDKINDAFDLMHEGKSIRSVVHY; from the coding sequence ATGAAGTCCCGAGCCGCCGTCGCCTTTGGTCCCGGCCAGCCGCTGCAGATCGTCGAGATCGACGTCGCCCCGCCGAAGAAGGGCGAAGTGCTGGTCAAGATCACCCATACCGGTGTCTGCCACACCGATGCGTTCACGCTGTCCGGCGATGATCCGGAAGGCCTGTTCCCGGTGGTGCTGGGCCATGAAGGCGCCGGCATCGTGGTGGAAGTGGGCGAGGGCGTGACCAGCGTCAAGCCGGGCGACCACGTGATTCCGCTGTACACCGCCGAGTGCGGCGAGTGCCTGTTCTGCAAGAGCGGCAAGACCAACCTGTGCGTGTCGGTGCGTGCTACCCAGGGCAAGGGCGTGATGCCCGACGGCACCAGCCGCTTCAGCTACAACGGCGAGCCGCTGTACCACTACATGGGCTGCTCGACCTTCAGCGAGTACACCGTCGTTGCCGAAGTCTCGCTGGCCAAGATCAATCCGGACGCGAACCCGGAACATGTCTGCCTGCTCGGCTGCGGCGTCACCACCGGCATTGGCGCGGTGCACAACACCGCAAAGGTGCAGGAAGGCGACAGCGTGGCGGTGTTCGGCCTCGGTGGCATCGGCCTGGCGGTGATCCAGGGCGCGCGCCAGGCCAAGGCCGGCCGCATCATCGCGGTGGATACCAACCCGTCCAAGTTCGAGCTGGCCCGCGAATTCGGTGCCACCGACTGCATCAATCCGAAGGATTTCGACAAGCCCATCCAGCAGGTCATCGTTGAGATGACCACCTGGGGCGTGGACCACAGCTTCGAGTGCATCGGCAACGTCAACGTGATGCGCGCGGCGCTGGAATGCGCGCACCGTGGCTGGGGCCAGAGCGTGGTGATCGGCGTGGCCGGTTCGGGCCAGGAGATCTCCACCCGTCCGTTCCAGCTGGTGACTGGCCGCAAGTGGATGGGCACCGCCTTCGGTGGCGTGAAGGGCCGCAGCCAGCTGCCCGGCATGGTCGAGGATGCGATGAAGGGTGATATCGAACTGGCTCCGTTCGTCACCCACACCATGGACCTGGACAAGATCAACGACGCCTTCGACCTGATGCATGAAGGCAAGTCGATCCGTTCGGTGGTCCACTACTGA
- the frmR gene encoding formaldehyde-responsive transcriptional repressor FrmR, producing MPHSPEEKKKVLARVRRIRGQCDALDRALEAGADCGPVLQQIAAIRGAVNGLMSEVMEAHLREEFGQPAASDEQRAERVRDMSALIRSYLK from the coding sequence ATGCCGCACTCCCCCGAAGAGAAGAAGAAGGTCCTGGCCCGCGTGCGCCGCATCCGTGGCCAGTGCGATGCGCTGGACCGCGCGCTGGAAGCCGGTGCCGACTGCGGGCCGGTGCTGCAGCAGATCGCCGCCATCCGTGGCGCGGTCAACGGTCTGATGTCCGAGGTGATGGAGGCCCATCTGCGCGAGGAGTTTGGCCAGCCCGCAGCCTCCGACGAACAACGTGCCGAGCGCGTGCGCGACATGAGCGCGTTGATCCGCTCGTACCTGAAGTAA
- a CDS encoding LysR family transcriptional regulator, which produces MLPLESLNGLVTFVTTARSGSFTEAADALGISRSAVGKAIARLEARLGVRLFHRTTRRIALTTDGEAYYASCAAALEEISAAEACLGSAGLPSGRLRIDMPSSFGRLVVLPVLLRLCRQYPDLQLTMTFTDHFVDPVEEGIDLLIRFGGLHHAEHLVARRLGRQRLVTCASPEYLQAHGVPATVEDLAQHRSIVGFRHGQPVWWRIGSDDAEGTFIPNAAYQLNDGDAVIDAAIAGLGICQMPISLVRRHLESGALQSVLDAHMQRHIDIHALWPPTRHLRPKVRYVVDELTRLAGAGLFD; this is translated from the coding sequence ATGCTGCCGCTGGAATCGTTGAATGGCCTGGTGACCTTCGTCACCACGGCCCGCTCGGGCAGCTTCACCGAGGCTGCCGACGCGCTGGGCATCTCGCGTTCGGCGGTGGGCAAGGCCATCGCCCGGCTGGAAGCGCGGCTGGGGGTGCGCCTGTTCCACCGCACCACGCGGCGCATCGCGCTGACCACCGACGGCGAGGCGTACTACGCATCGTGTGCGGCGGCGCTGGAAGAAATCTCCGCCGCCGAGGCCTGCCTGGGTTCGGCTGGCCTGCCCAGCGGACGGCTGCGCATCGACATGCCGTCCTCGTTCGGGCGGCTGGTGGTGCTGCCGGTGCTGTTGCGCCTGTGCCGGCAGTACCCGGACCTGCAGCTGACGATGACCTTCACCGATCACTTCGTCGATCCGGTCGAAGAGGGCATCGACCTGCTGATCCGTTTCGGCGGGCTGCACCACGCAGAGCACCTGGTCGCGCGTCGGCTGGGTCGCCAACGCCTGGTCACCTGTGCATCGCCGGAGTACCTGCAGGCGCATGGCGTGCCAGCCACCGTGGAGGACCTGGCACAACACCGCAGCATCGTCGGCTTCCGCCACGGGCAGCCGGTGTGGTGGCGGATTGGCAGTGACGATGCCGAGGGAACGTTCATTCCGAACGCGGCCTACCAGCTCAACGACGGCGACGCGGTGATCGACGCGGCCATCGCCGGGCTGGGCATCTGCCAGATGCCCATTTCACTGGTGCGCCGCCACCTGGAATCCGGTGCGCTGCAATCGGTGCTGGATGCGCACATGCAGCGGCACATCGACATCCATGCGCTGTGGCCACCGACGCGCCACCTGCGGCCGAAGGTGCGCTACGTGGTGGATGAACTGACGCGGTTGGCGGGCGCGGGATTGTTCGATTGA
- a CDS encoding alkene reductase: MTAALFHPFDLAGTALRNRIVMAPMTRARNPGAVATELTAQYYRQRASAGLIISEGTPVSPQGQGYIDVPGIWSAAQVAGWKLVTEAVHAAQGTIFAQLWHVGRMSHSSLQPDGGQPVSAGTRPVASAPKNTSFVYLDDGSRGHADPTPARTLATEEIPGIIADFARGADNAIAAGFDGIELHAANGYLFEQFLNPLINEREDRYGGSLPNRARLILETVDAMAERIGAHRIGVRLAPNNLTFDMPFYPDNEATYLYLAEELGTRGLAYVHLNDNLQAGQSVLGEAFLQQFKQAYGGTVILAGGMTRERALQLVEAGTIDLAAFGQPFIANPDLVERLQRNIALATPDRSTYYGGGREGYLDYPAAG; this comes from the coding sequence ATGACCGCCGCCCTGTTCCACCCCTTCGACCTGGCAGGCACCGCCCTGCGCAACCGCATCGTGATGGCCCCGATGACCCGCGCCCGCAACCCCGGTGCGGTCGCCACTGAACTCACCGCGCAGTACTACCGGCAGCGCGCCAGCGCCGGCCTGATCATCAGCGAAGGCACGCCGGTCTCGCCGCAGGGCCAAGGCTACATCGACGTGCCGGGTATCTGGTCGGCCGCGCAGGTGGCCGGGTGGAAGCTCGTCACCGAGGCGGTGCATGCCGCGCAGGGCACGATCTTCGCCCAGCTCTGGCATGTCGGCCGCATGTCGCATTCCTCGCTGCAGCCTGACGGTGGGCAACCGGTCAGTGCCGGTACCCGCCCGGTCGCCAGTGCACCGAAGAATACCTCGTTCGTCTATCTGGACGACGGCAGCCGCGGCCATGCCGATCCCACCCCGGCGCGTACGCTGGCCACCGAAGAGATCCCCGGCATCATTGCCGACTTCGCACGCGGCGCAGACAACGCCATCGCCGCCGGCTTCGACGGCATCGAGCTGCATGCCGCCAACGGCTACCTGTTCGAACAGTTCCTCAACCCGCTCATCAACGAACGCGAGGACCGCTACGGCGGCTCGCTGCCCAACCGTGCGCGATTGATCCTGGAGACGGTCGATGCGATGGCCGAGCGCATCGGCGCGCACCGCATCGGCGTGCGCCTGGCGCCGAACAACCTCACCTTCGACATGCCGTTCTACCCCGACAACGAAGCCACCTACCTGTACCTGGCCGAGGAACTGGGCACGCGCGGGCTGGCCTATGTGCATCTCAACGACAACCTGCAGGCGGGCCAGTCGGTGCTGGGCGAGGCGTTCCTGCAGCAGTTCAAGCAGGCCTACGGTGGCACCGTGATCCTGGCCGGTGGCATGACCCGTGAACGCGCCCTGCAGCTGGTCGAGGCCGGCACCATCGACCTGGCCGCGTTCGGCCAGCCGTTCATCGCCAACCCGGATCTGGTCGAACGCCTGCAGCGGAACATCGCGCTGGCCACGCCCGACCGCAGCACCTACTACGGTGGCGGCAGGGAAGGCTATCTGGACTACCCGGCCGCAGGCTGA
- a CDS encoding SMI1/KNR4 family protein, with protein sequence MSALSEIEQATGQSFPLLYKQLHAAGRLSWGTSHPEWSEVVFPTLQADPPVLLYAQDYEPLEHDELLEAWQELTAEDHYNPLRTDLQLLPFARTGAGDSYCFWSNAPGFSEPPVVMVWHDDDRADVLAASYQDFLFRKMVEAVADYQRPYTLLSHGELAGNLQRWLQTHQSFLRGDQYAALQRMFARVDDIEEGNISEDDAQAIVAEVIGFARLDESFAYVREDA encoded by the coding sequence ATGAGCGCGCTATCTGAGATCGAACAGGCCACCGGCCAGTCCTTTCCGCTCTTGTACAAGCAGTTGCATGCAGCGGGACGGTTGAGCTGGGGCACTTCCCATCCGGAATGGTCCGAGGTGGTGTTCCCGACGCTGCAGGCGGATCCGCCGGTGCTGCTGTACGCCCAGGACTACGAGCCGTTGGAACACGATGAGCTGCTCGAGGCGTGGCAGGAGCTGACCGCCGAGGATCATTACAATCCTCTGCGCACTGACCTGCAACTGCTGCCCTTTGCGCGGACGGGCGCGGGTGACAGCTACTGCTTCTGGAGCAACGCGCCCGGTTTCAGCGAGCCGCCGGTGGTGATGGTGTGGCATGACGACGACCGTGCCGATGTGCTGGCCGCCAGCTACCAGGATTTCCTGTTCCGCAAGATGGTCGAAGCCGTTGCCGACTACCAGCGGCCATACACGCTGCTGTCGCACGGCGAACTGGCCGGGAATCTGCAGCGCTGGCTGCAGACCCACCAGTCCTTCCTGCGCGGCGACCAGTACGCAGCGTTGCAGCGTATGTTCGCCCGCGTTGACGATATTGAAGAGGGCAACATCAGTGAAGACGACGCGCAGGCGATCGTCGCTGAAGTGATCGGCTTTGCGCGGTTGGACGAGTCGTTCGCCTACGTGCGCGAGGACGCCTGA
- a CDS encoding VOC family protein, producing MNATAHSFIVNIDVPDLAAAEVFYLAAFGLRIGRRLGAGAVELLGGPTPLYLLQNEAGSAATEDGEVRDYERHWTPLHLDWVVDDIDAALVRAVTAGATLEQPVRNRPWGWIAVLADPFGHGFCLIQFSREGYDALVE from the coding sequence ATGAACGCGACTGCCCACAGTTTCATCGTCAACATCGACGTGCCCGACCTCGCCGCCGCCGAAGTGTTCTACCTGGCCGCGTTTGGATTGCGTATCGGACGTCGGCTCGGTGCCGGCGCGGTGGAGCTGCTCGGTGGACCAACACCGCTGTACCTGTTGCAGAACGAGGCTGGCAGCGCCGCCACCGAAGACGGCGAGGTACGCGATTACGAACGCCACTGGACGCCGCTGCACCTGGACTGGGTGGTGGATGACATCGACGCCGCGCTGGTACGCGCGGTAACGGCTGGGGCAACACTCGAACAGCCGGTGCGCAACCGCCCCTGGGGGTGGATCGCCGTACTGGCCGATCCGTTCGGCCACGGCTTCTGCCTGATCCAGTTCAGCCGCGAAGGCTATGATGCGCTGGTCGAGTAG
- a CDS encoding LysR family transcriptional regulator, with product MATDNLTHLAAFAAVARHRSFRRAGAELALSTSAVSYAIRALEERLGVGLFHRTTRSVALTEAGQRLLERLQPALGQVHDALEEMNQFRAAPAGLLRINATRAAVPTQLGPRLARFLHAHPDVRVELTENDGLVDIVAEGYDAGVRLHEFIPEDMVAVPMGPPLRGLIVGSPDYLRRRPAPQHPRDLAMHECIRFRFASGHLYKWQFEREGQALEIDVPGRLTLGEQGTVVSAVLDGIGLAYVLEDTARPYIESGQMVAVLEDWNEPFAGFALYYPKQRQMPGALRAFVDMLRG from the coding sequence GTGGCCACTGACAACCTCACCCACCTGGCTGCGTTCGCCGCGGTCGCCCGCCACCGCAGCTTCCGCCGCGCCGGCGCCGAGCTGGCGCTGTCGACCTCGGCGGTGAGCTATGCGATCCGCGCGCTGGAAGAACGGTTGGGCGTGGGCCTGTTCCATCGCACCACCCGCAGCGTGGCCCTGACCGAGGCCGGGCAGCGCCTGCTGGAGCGGTTGCAGCCGGCCTTGGGGCAGGTGCATGACGCACTGGAAGAGATGAACCAGTTCCGCGCCGCTCCGGCGGGCCTGCTGCGCATCAATGCCACCCGCGCGGCGGTGCCGACCCAGTTGGGGCCGCGGCTGGCGCGCTTCCTGCACGCCCATCCCGACGTGCGGGTGGAGCTGACCGAGAACGATGGCCTGGTCGACATCGTCGCCGAGGGCTACGACGCTGGCGTGCGCCTGCATGAGTTCATCCCTGAGGACATGGTGGCGGTGCCGATGGGGCCGCCGTTGCGCGGGCTGATCGTCGGCTCGCCGGACTACCTGCGCAGACGCCCGGCGCCGCAGCATCCGCGCGACCTGGCCATGCACGAGTGCATCCGCTTCCGCTTCGCCAGCGGCCATCTGTACAAGTGGCAGTTCGAACGCGAGGGGCAGGCGCTGGAGATCGACGTGCCGGGGCGGTTGACCTTGGGCGAGCAGGGCACCGTGGTCAGTGCCGTGCTCGATGGCATCGGCCTGGCTTACGTGCTGGAAGACACCGCGCGACCGTACATCGAATCCGGCCAGATGGTGGCGGTGCTGGAAGACTGGAACGAACCGTTCGCCGGCTTCGCGCTGTACTACCCGAAGCAGCGGCAGATGCCAGGTGCGCTGCGCGCGTTCGTGGACATGCTGCGCGGGTAG